The Lolium perenne isolate Kyuss_39 chromosome 6, Kyuss_2.0, whole genome shotgun sequence genome segment GaagctcccgaaccttcttgcGCAAAGCATTGCCCTCCACACTATCGTCCATCAATCTCTTGACGGCCGCAGTGATCATCTCGGCACCGATCACCTCATGGGTATCGATGGCCGCGGCGGAGTCCCTGGCACCGACGCTGATGCCGACCTTGAGCACCTCCACCACAAGCTTCTCGTTGTGGAACTGGTCCCCGTACCGCGGCCACGTGACCATTGGCACGCCGGCGCTCACCGCCTCCAGCACCGAGTTCCACCCGCAGTGCGTGACGAAGCCGCCGAGCGCCGAGTGTTTCAGGATGAGCGTCTGCGGAGCCCAGCCTCGGATGACGAAGCCACGGTCACCGCGCGCCAACAGCTCCGCGAAGCCTTCAGGCATCCACTCCGACGATTCGGTGCCACTGATGACCCACAggaagttcttgccggaaagGTCGAGGAGGCCGCGGGCGATCTCGACCAGCTCGGCAGGCAAGAAAGTGGTCAACGTGCCGAAGGAGACATACACCACGGAGCCTGCCGGCTTCGCGTCTAGCCACCGGAGGCAGCTGTTGGCGACGCCGTCGGTACTAATGCCTCCTGTCGCGGCCACATCTCTGCTGTCGGTGGCGAGCGCGACGGGCCCGACGAGCCAGCCGCGGCGACCGAGCGTGGCGTGGAAGTGCTCCACGTAGTCCGGCTCGAGCTCGCGGAAGCTGTTGAACACCTCGCCGAAGCTCCTCCGGTCCGCCGCGCTGGCGCTCTCGTAGAATTGCCACTCCAACGGCCGCTTCCGGGGATCCAAAATCTGCCGCCTCCTCAGCTCCATACGGTGCGGCAGCCCGGGCAGCAAAACGAAGGTGTCCGGATCCTCGTCGCCGTCCGGGCAAGCCTCCAGCGGGTTGTTGCGCAGCGTGCTTTCGAAGCAGGACCGCGCGAAGACGCTGATGCCGAGGAACACGAGCCGCGGGACGCCGTGCTCCGCGGCGGCGTCCGGGGACCAGGTGAAGAAGCTGTCTGTCACGACGGCGTCGACACGGGGGCGGCTGGCGGCCAGGAACCGGTCGAAGGGCTCCCGGAGAAGCAGCGCGGCATGGAGGAACTTGCCGTAGTACTCTGGTCCGTGGGACTGGTTCATGTACCTGACGTTCTCGAAGCCCGGCGGGAGCCCGACGTCGGGGAAAGGCACGACGGAGATGTCGATCGGTATGGCTGGGGCGGAGTCGTTTGCGTTGTTGGCCCGGTCGACGGCTGGACGGATGATGTCGGCGTTGACGGGCGTGGTGAGGATGGTGCACCTGGCGCCTCGGGCGGCGAATACCGCGGCCATGTCCGCCGCCGGAATGAGGTGCCCAGGGGCGAAGTACGGGAGGAAGAGGATGCGCAGGGGTTGCTGCTGCGGCTCATTTCTGGTAGTAGTATCCATGGAGTATCTCTTTTCTCCCCAAGAACTGTGCTAGCTCTTGAAAGAGCGGAGGAGGAAGAGTGACGGCTTATCCagtggtgaatgcacacactatttCTCGGGGAGACTGGAGGAGATTTAGATGCGGCTTTTGATGCAGAAGATCGAGTGATTGATGCagcatttttttccttttctttttggtTGCTATGAAACAATTCTGGTGACCAAGGTTTGTAACGTAGCGATTTATTAATTTCCTCGTGATGGATGTGCTAAGTGGCTTCACCAGTTGCGCCGAAAATAAGTGGGCTGCTTTGCTGTTGCTAGTACTTTGGCTACTTTGTAACCGTGCAGCCTGATATGCTAAAAAAGGTGTGACCAGATCTTCAGCGACAACTAACTTCGTTTTCAGTAAATGATGTCATCATCTAACCCATGTTGCAATCGTG includes the following:
- the LOC127308630 gene encoding scopoletin glucosyltransferase-like, which translates into the protein MDTTTRNEPQQQPLRILFLPYFAPGHLIPAADMAAVFAARGARCTILTTPVNADIIRPAVDRANNANDSAPAIPIDISVVPFPDVGLPPGFENVRYMNQSHGPEYYGKFLHAALLLREPFDRFLAASRPRVDAVVTDSFFTWSPDAAAEHGVPRLVFLGISVFARSCFESTLRNNPLEACPDGDEDPDTFVLLPGLPHRMELRRRQILDPRKRPLEWQFYESASAADRRSFGEVFNSFRELEPDYVEHFHATLGRRGWLVGPVALATDSRDVAATGGISTDGVANSCLRWLDAKPAGSVVYVSFGTLTTFLPAELVEIARGLLDLSGKNFLWVISGTESSEWMPEGFAELLARGDRGFVIRGWAPQTLILKHSALGGFVTHCGWNSVLEAVSAGVPMVTWPRYGDQFHNEKLVVEVLKVGISVGARDSAAAIDTHEVIGAEMITAAVKRLMDDSVEGNALRKKVRELRTMATKALEKGGSSYNDVGRLMDELMARRSCNSVEENVRAS